The following nucleotide sequence is from Vanrija pseudolonga chromosome 4, complete sequence.
AAACAACCTGAGTGATGTCCGTTCTGCGAATGGTTAGGTAAATATGCTCATTTTTCGAGACGTTACGCTTGAGTTTGGATGCCTGTCGTAACCAGTGCCCGGAAGACTGACGCATCCGTTGAGATGTTCAATTGGGCCGAATAAGCGCCCCAGCTCCCTAAACTTCCGACAGATATCCAACCCGGAAGACTTAGGGCCACGTCGGAATAGATGTACGTTTGCCCAGTCTCTGGGACCGAAACAGTGAACGTAGACGTGCCGTGCCCGTAGGTGCGAAGCTGAAACGCCACAAAATGCCCATAGAAACGGACCAACGCTGTGACTGGTTTGTACGAGGTGCCGTTAAGAAGGTGACGCGACTCGCCGCTTCCGAAGAGGGAATCTTGCTTCGCGTCTGGTACACTCAATCCGACTTCATTGATGAAATGGTAGTCGTTTGTTCCGTTGTTCGCCGACGTACCATCGGCGTTGAGGTACGAAAGTAGAGGGGAGGCGTCGGAGATGCATATGTTGGAGGCGAGATTGGGGGTGAAGGCAGCGAGGCCACAGCAGGCGAGTATGGCTATCGCCCCCAAGAAGGCCCAAGCGCAGACCATGGTGAGGTGAATCGCTGTTCGGTTGGCTGGGTCTGCTGAAggtgggcaggcaggcaagccGCGTTGATGCTGGACGAAGCACCGAACGAGCCGCGTTGACGCAGTGCTGGAAGCGCTCGGCCCCTCAGGCTGGTGAGAGCCGCTGTGGGCGGGGACGAAGGGATGGAGGTGGTAGGATGTGTGTCGGTTGACAAAAGTTTGTGCAAGAGAGGATTTAAGCAGAATGGGAACGAGGCGAGAGCGTCGTCCAAACCCTGAGGATTGGGATTGTCTGCACGTCTGTTTTGTGAAGTGCACCGCCATTGAGCAACCCGCCCTTGTGACCCTCCAGTTAAGTCTCTTGTAGGATCGGAGCCAGCTCGCAATCCAAGCACCGCACCACACAAGGCGTCAGCGGTGGTGATGCGCCACAACGccactgcgccgcggcggtggtggtgcaaaCAACCAAACATTCCGCGGGGCCATAAGGGTTAGCCAAGCGGTGGCTCATAAGCAGGCTGTGTCTCACCCAAGCCATCTGGCTTGACTGGCGCTCTGTTATCACCCGGGCTGTGCATCGCTGACTGTatgcatgctgctgccgaACAATGGGCAGCTTGTGGCTTGGATGGCTTGGTGAAGCAAGCCACGGTGCAATGTTTGCGTGAGTGCCACTTCCCCCATTTGTCCCCCCCTGATAAGCACGTGGTTTGCCTCCACCACTCATTCCACCAACCCACCAAGGGAAGGCGCCGAAAGCATCAGTGCCAGCAAAGAGTCGGCGCGAcaaacgacgacgacgacgacaacaacaacaacaacagccaAAGACACGGCGAGGACAACAGCATCACCGCGGCCATCAGCGCATCCACATACCCTGCGCCACAGAAGCGACCAAGGCGCACACGCAGCCAAGCACCCCTCTCGcaccagccaccaccgcccacccGGCCGATCACACGGGAATGAGCTCGCCCCCagccggcgggcggcgcaagccgcggtcgtcggacagcagcaggcggcacgcagcggcgagcacgaccgacgaggagctgttCTACGGGTCCGGATCACGGggatcgcgccgcgccccgccaccaccgcgcgcagcggcgcgcaagcACGAGAgctccgaggtcgaggaagacgaggacgagagcgagatggacgtcgacgatGAGATTGACGGCCTCCTCtctggcggcgagggcgagggggacggcggcgacggggacggggaaggtgatggcgacggggATGGCGATGGagacgacggcaaggacgagctggatGAGAGCTCTGAGCCGCGAGAGTGCCAGTGGGACGAGTGCCCGCGCGTGTTTGGCGATCAAAagggcctcgtcgagcatgtCACCAAGGGTGAGTTTCCCTTCTAAGCGCGTCTCTCTTGTTGTCTGTCACACCGCGTCGACTGGGGTGGTCTGTGCGTCGTCTGTGCGCGTGATTGATCGGCCGTGCAGCCGCCATCTCTCTCTCCTGCCAGTCTAGCCGTCGTGGTAAaacacgccgcgcgccgcactgtgcccctccctccccctcagTCAACGCCGCGCACACGCAGGTTTTCTCATCTGCTCCTTACTAACCACCTTGTCGCAGACCACATTGCCACCGGACGACAGCCATACGCCTGCCTCTGGAGGACATGTACCCGCCAGGGCCAGAAACAAGCTAGTCGACACGCACTCCTCACGCATATACGCAGCCATACCGGTGAAAAGCCGTACCAGTGTCCTCATCCCGGTGAGTACTACGCGgtgggcgcgagcgagcgcgcagaGCGCAGAGCACGGCGCACACGCGTCGAGCAAGGCTgtccccgtcgccgtgcaCTGCACACCGTGCTGACACAGCGCCCAGGCTGCGGAAGAAACTTTACCCGCTCCGACGCGATGAACAAGCACCTGCGCGCGATCCACGGCCCAGAGAGCAACAacaagcggcggcggaccaACGGCCTAGCGGACGAGTTTGCGCCCAgtgcgctcgacgacgagccggccgtcATCCGCGACctggccaaggacgaggatcTGTCCGAGGTGATCCACCGCCTGCGGAgccgcgaccgcgtcgtcttCAAGGCTGCGAAtcccgacgaggaggcggcgttACGCTACgtccgcgagcgccggccgggcggcgcgccgaccaagcgcggcggcagagcAAAGGGGCGCAAGAGCGGCGCTGCagcagacgacgacagcaaggcggacaaggacaaggccaaCGACTCGGGCAGCGAGTTCGACGAGGGCGCAAGTAAGCGATACCCCGTCGAGCGCGCAGTCGAGGGATACATGGTCGATCCtagcggcgagggcgaaaTCGCAGTCATGggccgctcgcgctggcaGGCAAAGTACATCatggccaaggccaagctcatgcttgtcgacgaggagaacaaGATGCGCCGTGACGAGTTAGCGTTCtggctcgaggaggaggagcgcgtgttcggccgcgaggacgtcaagggcgagagcgatgccggggaggacgaggtcgatcACCGCCGTAGGTAGTTGTATGCAGTCATGCTGCGTTAGGTGGGCGGCTGAGATGCGGCCGGGTGTGCTGGTCCTGTGTTTGACCCGGCCCTGGTATCAGTCAACTTCAGTCGACTTCAGGGCTCGCACCTAACCCGTCTCTAGACCGAGCCTgcaccccgcgctcgccatcgtaCGAATACACAGTCTCAATGCATGCAGCCGGAAGGACAACTGTTGTTTGTTTTACTACTACGGACCACCTCGTTCGCCCGCCGACAATGTGTAGGTCATGAATGGAAGCATCTCTCCTCACGCTCCGCTTGCTTGCTCTCTCCGCCCTCTGCTTAGTTGATCTGGGGCATggcgaccgaggcgcgcgtgctggtcgcgtcggcgtggggccAGAGAGCAGTGGTCGTCTTGCGCTGGGTGTAGAACTCGAGGCCAGTCTTGCCGTAGAAGGGGATGTCGCCCATGAACGAGCCCTTGTTGCCCGACCAGTTGAACATGGGGAGGGGAACGGGGACGGCAACGTTGATGCCAATCTGTccgggctcggcctcggtctcgAACTTGCGGGCAATGGTGCCCGAGTTGGTGAAGATGGCGGTGCCGTTGCCGTACTTGGACTTGTTGATGATCTCaatggcctcgtcgagggtcTCGGCCGAGACAATGGTAAGGACGGGGCCGAAGATCTCGTTCTTGTAAGCCGACATGTCGGTGGTGCACTCGACAACGGTGGGGCCGACGAAGTTGCCCTCGGGGTAGTCGGCGACCTGGTAGCcacggccgtcgaggaggatcTTGCCGCCCTCCTTGGGGACCGAGGCGATGTAGCTCTCGATGCGCTCCTTGGCCTGGGGCGAGATgacggggccgaggtcggttCCGGGCTCGAAGCCGCCCGAGACCTTGAGGGCCTGGCCGCGCTCAATGAGCTCGGGGATCCACTGGCGCGACTCGCCGACAAAGATGGCGACCGAGAGGGCCATGCAACGCTGGCCAGCGGCACCGAAGGCGGCACCGGCAATGGCGTTGAGGGTGAGGTTCTTGTTGGCGTCGGGCATGACGACACAGTGGTTCTTGGCACCGAGGTTGGCCTGGACACGCTTGCCCTTGACAATGGCGCGGTCGTAGATGTGCTTGCCGGCGTTGTCACCACCAACGAACGAGATGGCCTTGATGGCGGGGTCGTCGCAGATGCGGTTGACAGTGTCGGCCGAGCCGTGGACAACGTTGAACACTCCAGGGGGCATGCCGGCGCGCTCACAGAGCTCGGCAATGATCATGGTGGCTCCGGGGTCGCGCTCAGAGGGCTTGACAACGAGCGTGTTGCCGGTAACGGTAGCGAGGGCAGCCGACCAGAGGACGATCATGGCGGGGAAGTTGAAGGGGGTGATGGCGGCAGTGACACCGAGGGGGGTGCGGCGCGAGTACGTGTCCATGTCGGTCGtgacctcgagcttgtcaCCCAGGAGGCCCGAAGTGATGGCAGTGGCAGACTCAACAACCTAGAGGGGGGCATTTAGCGCGATTTCTTCTATCCGGCCCCGCGCCTACTACTCACCTGGAGACCACGGCCGACGTCACCCTGGGCGTCGACGAACGTcttgccctgctcgagcACAATCGACTTGGCAATGTCGTTGGTGTGCTGGCGGATCAGGTGCTGGAGCTCGAACATgacgcgctggcggcgcatGATCGAGGTCTTGGACCACGTCTTGTACGCCtccgaggcggcagcgatgGCCTGGTCgaactcggcgccggtggtcTCGGGGACGCGGTTGATGAGGGTCTGCGAAGCCTGgcgggggtgtcagcggggctCTTTTGCTGAATATCCGTCTCGATTATCGCGttgcgcgtcgcgcgtcgtcgctctcgcgcTCTCGGCTCTCGGCAGGGCACGTTCGGCAcctcgccttctcctcgcctcTCGCGTCACCACGCACACACCGCTACTCACCGGGTCGCGGACCTCGAGCCAGCGGTCGGCCTTGGACTCGACAAACTCGCCGCCAATGTAGTTCTTGGTGTTACCACCGGTCGCGCTGGTGCCCTTCCACTTGGCCGagacctcctcggcggccttggcagcgaggggcgacagcgagccggtctgcgcggcggcagcggcggcgctggcgtaGCCACGGGCCAGGCGGGCAACAGGCATGTAACGGGTAGACCTGAGCATTGTGAGGGGTGGAAGGGGTGTTTTGGGAAAGAGTGGGGAGATGGGAAGAGAGAAGAGAGAGGGGGAGGACGTGGGTGGAATGTATAGTGCGAGTGTGGGGGGGAGGcaggaggggaggggggcagTCAACGGAGGggccgtggcgcggcgcggctaGAAGAAATCTCGGCTTTGCGGTCAGATGGTCCGCGGCGGTTAACGTGGATACGCTGTAGCCAGCGGCactcgctgtcgtcgccagTCGCAGTCTAGCTAGCACCAGTCGTACAGTGGTGGAGTGCGATGGCCAGGCTGCAGCAGGTTCAGTGGAACAGCTCCGACCGTCATTGTACCCGGCCGGATCAACAAAATAAGCGAATTTAGGCGAGGTCCCTGAGGTCAAAAGTGGCACTTGCACCCATTGGGGCAGAGTCACCTCGGCAAAGTTTTATCTATCCAAGCCGCTGGCTAAACAGTGCAAGGGACTCCAGACTCAGACCCCGGTACACCTGCCTGAACTCTTTGCCTTGCTtcccgccagccagccagtcgcaCCGGGCGGCTCCCCCCCCATGCCAAGTCACCACCAGTCACATAAACCTACAACATTGCTCGTCTATCTAGGCGGAGCCTCCGCTGGCAGGgcgggcgggagcggcgcATGAGACGCTGTCGCCCTACGCCGATATTTGACCTTTACACGCCTCTATTTGACCTCGCGAGCCCAGCCAAACCCTGTGGCGGCCCGGTGTGGCCCCGCAACCGATAAACGTGGCACAGCGCCGCCACGTGCTGACcacgcacgacctcgcctaAATGCGACGGGTGATACGGCGCGATATGGGTTTACAGCTCGCCGACTGACGACACACCCAGCTGCCGCCAGACCTTGGGCTGACCTCGGTCCGCATCGGCATTGAAGTAGCTTGCAGCTGATGGCTGCGTAACGTCATCGGCCCAAGCGCATGGTGCGGCCTGTTTCTCGAGCAGCACCTTGACCGTCGCCCAGGAGAAGCGCACAATGCCGCGGTAGCCGAACACGGGGTCAATGGAGTTGCGGAGGTATGCTTGTGTCTTGGGATCTGCGTGTTTGCGTCAGTGGAACTCGTCCGCCACAACGCATGCCATGCCGACCGGACTGACCCGACGGATATCCGCTCCCCCGAatgacgtcctcgtcgccgccgttcgcCACTGgcccctcggcgtccaccCAGTTCTCGATGTACCGATCACGGGTCACTTTTGCAATGATCGATGCGGCACCGACAATCTTGTAGATCGAGTCGGCCTTGGGACACACCGTGAACGAGATGGACGGGAACGCAAGGGAAAGCCGGTCCTGCCACTGCTGACTagggccgagggcgtcgacgtaGCACTGCAGCGTCAGCACCGAGGGAACCAGATAAGGAGGCACAAACGCCGAGGAccgcggacgaggtggtgcgcgAGTGGGCTGCCGGCTGCGTGGGCCGATGACGGCCTGCAGTCGGCAGAAGGCTTTGACCGCCAAGTGGCCTTTGAGCAAGCTCGCAACCTCGTTTGCCTGCCCACCACCTCTCCCTTCGCTCGCCGACAGCACTCCCGCCCATGATCATTgcacggcgagctcctcaacTCTCCGGCGCATGCCGTAGTCTATCCTTCCACCCGCTTCCTCCACCCGCTTCCTCTCCCATCCCAGCTCACCTCTTTAATGTTCAACCCCCGGTCCAAAGCAGCCTGCACCAGCCCCATggtggcctcctcggcctgtcgGTTCAAGTTGACCGGCACCCGGCGGAGCATGTTGGCCGAGATAGCCTGTGGTGAGAGGGTAGCGGACGAGTAGCAGAGGTCGTTGTTGTCCTTGAATGCGTCCCAGAGGGCCTGGCGGGTCTCGGCCGAGAGGGCTTTGGAGTCTGGGACTGTCAGCAGGGGCACATACGCCTCAGTCCTTCCTCCACTCACCGTCGAAGCCGATGCCCTCGAGCGTGGGCTTGAACACCAAAGGGCAGTACGCAGCGGCATACACCATCGGTCCGAGAACGGCTGTGGTTGTCAGCTTAGATCCGTGGTTCGTCAGCtcacgccctcggcccgcctcgtcgatgcCCATGATCCAGCCCTGCTTGTTCGCGTCGGTGGACGCAGTCGCGTCGTCTGGCAGGGTCGAGTGGAAGACGTACGAGTCGACCAGGGCCGGGATagggtcgaggtcgaccggGTCGACTGGGGTTGTGTCTGTCATGGTGTAGGTGGAGCTTGTCAACTGTGCAAGAGAAGGAAGGCAGCTACAAGCACTTTTGTTTTGTTCCTCTGCGACGCGTCTGGAAATCAAGgctgagcgcgtcgagggcgaggtggaggttggATAGGCGTGCGAAGTCGTGTTGATTTTTCAAATAGGCCCGCGTGAGATGACGCGTTTGACTTTCCCTGGACGATTGATGGCTGGGATCGCGTCGAGAATGCCTTTGGCCACCTGAACAACTGAGACATTCATCATCTAGATCATCTCAAGCGACAATAGTAGCACGACCCAACATGGAGGCTGCTCTCCCCGAGTCCCAGCCCGAGGAGAGCCTCTCATCGGGGCTCGAACGCCAGCTGGACAACGTCAAGAGTGAGTACTCGGTTCCTTCCTTCCAGCTTCCCTGGCTTCCTCGCTGACTCCCCAGGCATGCAGCAGCAAGTACGTCACCTTCCTCCACACCGCCCACTAACGACGACAGATGGCCAACTTCCACGACGACCTGTCCAAGCTGCAGTCGCAGTGCGCGAGCCTCAAGTCAGAACGGACGCGCCTTGCAACGGAAATCTCGAGCCAGAAGATGGAGCGCGCGGGGCTCGACGCGCAGATCGAGAAGCTGCAGAACGAGCGCGCAGCTCTGGAGCTCGAGTACGCCGGCCTTCGAGAAGACGAGCACTGGTGGCGGCAGGCggaggcgacgacgtctGCCGAACTCGAGGAGCAAGGCAAGCTCACGCGCCAACTCTGGCTCAAGACCGAGAAGATCAgggagctcgagcagcaaaAGCGCGACgtgcacgccgagcacgctgaGGAGATTGAGGCCGAGCGGTCTGTCGCTTCGGGACTGAGGGAACGCATCGCGCGGCTGGAGAGGAAGATCCGCTCGGGGTCGGGCCTCTCCGACGCGGGCGCCGGGGAAGGCGAGAGCGCGCCGCTTCGTGAAGAGGTCAAGCGGCTCCAGGATGCCTTGGCGTCCTCGCGTGCTTCGGCAGCGAAGGACTCCAAGGCACGCGATGACGCCCTGGCGCAAGTCGCGGCCTTGACATCGGAACTTGGCGCAGCAaaggaggaggctgcgcgCCTCCGTGACGTACAGCGCCGTGCACCAAGGTGAGCTTGCGCGAAGACCACACTGACAGACGACAgcaccccgccccgcgcgctgCAAGCTCTATCCCCCAACGTCCGCGGAACGCCAAGAACGCCATCCAAATCGCCCCTTccaccctcgtcgcccaAGGCAGCGCAAGACTATGCCCATCTCGAGAGCCAGCACCGCGCCCTCAAGCAGGCGTATGACGCCCTCCGGACCAAGTACGCGGCTGATATCCAGCACTGGCGGGAGTACAAGAAGGTCGATCAGGCgcgcaaggagctcaaggcgaAGAAGCGCGAAGAACGCAAGGCGACCCAGGCGGCGAGtgcgggcgccggcgcggtcgtcgagaCCATTGCCGTGCGTCAAGATTCGCCGGCTGAGAACCAGGGCGACGGcccggtcgaggtcgccaacaggagccgcagccgcagccacTCGACTGAAAAGCCTGCCGTGCCCCGGAGCGGGCTCCGCTCGTCTACCCGTGCGCTGGACGAAGCGCTCCGCAGCCCTGCCAAGAgccccgcgctcgagctggccgctCCCTCAGCGGCACACCGGTCCCGCTCCGTTTCGCCACTGAAGGAGGATGTCACGGTGActccggcgccgtcgcgggcgtTAAAGCGTGTGCCGTCCGTCGTCACGCCGTGGCTCGGAGCACCGACGGGCAagacgcccacgcccgcaaCTTCGAGCAGGACGCCGACATCAACTTCGGAAGTGAAGCGCCGTCGTGTCTCCTTGGGGCAAGaggacgactttgacacgccctcggcggacCCATTATCCACGCACACCCCTGACCGGACGCCGTTGGTTCGTGACCGCACAGGCGGGGCAGCGCGTGTCTCGTCGCTTCGCcgggccgcgctcgagcggtCGACGGTTCctcccgccgacgacacacTCGCTACTcccggcgcctcgtcgagcaagCGCAAGAGGCTGGACATGGAGGGCCTCAGCcccgccgagaaggccgcaGAGCTGAAGAAGATCGCGAGGCTGCCTGCGTCGGAGCGGCGTGACCTTTATGCCGAGTATAAGGGCAGCGGGCGGTACATGCCCCCGGAAGCCATGTGAGTCGGCTCTAGGGTGTGTGAACGACAAGCTGACGACCCAGCCAccgcggcgtggcggacgAGTACGAGATCGACCCCGACAAGAACGACGGCATCGCACATCAGTTTGACAATGTCGTGCggggccgcgaggcgcgcaagcgcatgcacggcggcgactgcgAGTGTTGTCGTGATGTGAGCTGTCTGCATGAGGACGAGCTGACAAGCAGTACTACGAAGCTGTTGGCCCGTTGCCCGTGTTCAATGCTGGGCCGCGGTGGAAGGacaccgccgaggacgacgacgacgagaacgacTCGCCCACaaagcgccagcgccagctcgaggaccaCCAGAACCGTATCTCGCGCCACCGCGAGGTGTGGCGCAagccgcccaccccgccagaCTTTTGGAAGATTGGGTTTCCTAGCACGCAAGACGTCGAAGCAGTCAACGCCAAAGCGGACAAGATGGTAgccgaccgcgaggccgagatccGGCGCCAGGCTGCGTGAGTTGCTCCACTGGGTGTGACGCTGACATGTAGCCACAAGGACAGCAAGTGGCGTAAGAAGGAGTAGTGAGACGCACATCATCAGCGTGTTGTATAAACTGTACATATTAGGTGCATCATAACAACCATGTAGTGAATGTAGACTGTAGACTCTACCCCCGGCCAACCCACTTGGCTGACGGGTTGCGCGTGCTCTCCTTGAGGATGGCGTTCTCCTTGAGAACGGCACTGGGGATACGGGGAACAGGAGGAGGCGTGTCCGAGAAGCCTGGGTAACTCGTCGGACGGCCGTTGGCGGGCTTGGGACCAGGGATACCGCTGGGGCCAGACAATGCGGCTTCGGCAGCGCTTAAGCTGCTGCGGCGACCAGCGCGCTTGTACGGCAgagtcgccgcgccgctcttctcggggctgctggcggcggctgctccGTTGACAACGGCAGGCGGCAGGCCGCGGCCCAGGCTGCCGTGCTGTGCGCGCTGGTGCGACCTGGCGGGCTCGTTATCCTCCGCAGGCATGGGGCGCAGCGCAGTGGAGGCGCGGGATGAATTCGacgtcgatgtcgaggctgagggcgggggcgaggggaaCGCGTCGGCCGCTGTGGAGATCGAAACGCGCCGCGGGCCCGGGATAAGTGTAGGTGATAGAGCACCGGGACGGCCGGCGAATAAGCTAGGAGACatggcgccgctgcgcgagggGGTGCGCGCGTGCAGCCTTGACACGGGGGGTGGGCCGCGAGTGGAACTCGTCAGTCGGTCTGCGACGGTGCGCCGTgatggtgccggcgcgcgaggcgatcCCGATGACTTGACGGTAGACATGCCAGACGTCGACGCTGACAGTGATGATCTGTGCCGTGTCGTTGTCGACTTGGAAAGGGACGTCGAGGGAAGTCGCGAAGTCGACTTTGCTAGCGTGTTGGTCAACGGGGAAGGAATGGCGGGTCTGCTGGGGAGAGGACGAGTCCGCGACGTTGCGCTGGAACGAGACGGGTTGCGCTCCAGCGGTGAAGGCGAGTCGTCGCGGGGCACGACGGGGTTGGTGCTCGCTCTCAGCGTCGGGTCGGGAGTGTCCTCGAGGTCAGAGAGCATAACCCATCCTGATGGGGAGAAAACACCATCGCTCGCCGCACCGGGCGTAGACAGCGCGGCTGGAGTACGGTTGAGAGCGGAAACTCTGTTGTGCGACGCGGCTGAAACGGTCGACGTGACGGTACGAGACGAGCCCTTGGTGGCGACTGAGGCTGCAGAGAtcgtgctgctcgccgtcgagacGGTGGGTTGTCTTCTTGGAACAACGGGTTGCGTGGCTGTTGTGGCGAGGTTGCGTCGTGACATTTTCGTGCCGATCCTGTCGTCTGTGGCCTTGAGACGGGCCTGCAGATCTTGGAGGAGCTTGAACCCCTTGGTTTTGGCGGCTTGGTGGCTTGCTGCGCGGGCGGGTGAAGGAGCGTATGAAGGTCTGGTTCTTGGTGCGGGCGATGgtgcggccgcagcggcgaggttgCGGGTCGTAGTTGAGCGGGAGAGCGCAGGGATTCCTGAAGGAGAGGCAGTGATGGTTGGTCGTCTGACGGCGGGAGAGGCGAGTACCTGGGCAGTGGTGCTTCTCGTGAGGCCGCGCACAGTTCGTGGCGTCGCAGTTGCGGAGCGATCGCCTGATCGCTCCGTAACAGCGGAGCGTTCCGTTGCGTtggacctcgtcgacgttgtCGACCTGTGCgatggcgttggcgaggcggCACTTGCGCGAGACGCGGACCTCGAATGTGAGCGCTTGTCCGGATAAGGGGACATGGGAGCGTTTGAGGACGGATAAGGGGACATGGGAGCGTTTGAGGACGGAGGAGTAGGCACTACTGCGCGTGCGAGCTGGTCACGAAGGATGGCGATTTCGTTGTTTGCGTCTGGTGATGGGTGAGCAAGGTCTTCGAATCCGTACCCACCTCGGACATCATCCTTGAGCCGCTGGcactcctcctcgagctcctgtCTCTGGATAGCCTCCTGCTCCAACAGCGTCTTCTCCTCGATGGCACGGTTGTACTTGATTTCCATGTCGAGCAGGGACGACACGGCAACGCTGGGGACCGGTCAGGACATTGCCCCACACATCCATCATGTCATCGCACCATCACGTACCGTTCgttgcgctcgagctcgtcgttgccCATCTCGAGGTCGCGAAGGGCAATCAGCGTCTTGTCACGCTCAGAGCGCAAGTTGTCCATCTCGCGCTGCATCGCCGACACTGTCGAGCTGTGCATCATTTGCAGGTTGATGAATTTGgtctggggcgtgagctctGTGCGTTGCCTGCCGGCCGGCTGCCAACGCACCTTCCACTCATCGCGTTCCGTATCGAG
It contains:
- the Rnaseh2a gene encoding Ribonuclease H2 subunit A, with the protein product MTDTTPVDPVDLDPIPALVDSYVFHSTLPDDATASTDANKQGWIMGIDEAGRGPVLGPMVYAAAYCPLVFKPTLEGIGFDDSKALSAETRQALWDAFKDNNDLCYSSATLSPQAISANMLRRVPVNLNRQAEEATMGLVQAALDRGLNIKECYVDALGPSQQWQDRLSLAFPSISFTVCPKADSIYKIVGAASIIAKVTRDRYIENWVDAEGPVANGGDEDVIRGSGYPSDPKTQAYLRNSIDPVFGYRGIVRFSWATVKVLLEKQAAPCAWADDVTQPSAASYFNADADRGQPKVWRQLGVSSVGEL
- the NDE1_1 gene encoding Nuclear distribution protein nudE 1, giving the protein MFGTPTPANGFPASPMDKAMSNLTLEEDDDDLTEEANYYRDKYRVAIDLLNETRNELDEFQLSSRELEQELEKELEATEAKQAELQQRIKRLDTERDEWKVRWQPAGRQRTELTPQTKFINLQMMHSSTVSAMQREMDNLRSERDKTLIALRDLEMGNDELERNERVAVSSLLDMEIKYNRAIEEKTLLEQEAIQRQELEEECQRLKDDVRDANNEIAILRDQLARAVVPTPPSSNAPMSPYPSSNAPMSPYPDKRSHSRSASRASAASPTPSHRSTTSTRSNATERSAVTERSGDRSATATPRTVRGLTRSTTAQVLASPAVRRPTITASPSGIPALSRSTTTRNLAAAAAPSPAPRTRPSYAPSPARAASHQAAKTKGFKLLQDLQARLKATDDRIGTKMSRRNLATTATQPVVPRRQPTVSTASSTISAASVATKGSSRTVTSTVSAASHNRVSALNRTPAALSTPGAASDGVFSPSGWVMLSDLEDTPDPTLRASTNPVVPRDDSPSPLERNPSRSSATSRTRPLPSRPAIPSPLTNTLAKSTSRLPSTSLSKSTTTRHRSSLSASTSGMSTVKSSGSPRAPAPSRRTVADRLTSSTRGPPPVSRLHARTPSRSGAMSPSLFAGRPGALSPTLIPGPRRVSISTAADAFPSPPPSASTSTSNSSRASTALRPMPAEDNEPARSHQRAQHGSLGRGLPPAVVNGAAAASSPEKSGAATLPYKRAGRRSSLSAAEAALSGPSGIPGPKPANGRPTSYPGFSDTPPPVPRIPSAVLKENAILKESTRNPSAKWVGRG
- the NDE1_1 gene encoding Nuclear distribution protein nudE 1, whose translation is MFGTPTPANGFPASPMDKAMSNLTLEEDDDDLTEEANYYRDKYRVAIDLLNETRNELDEFQLSSRELEQELEKELEATEAKQAELQQRIKRLDTERDEWKTKFINLQMMHSSTVSAMQREMDNLRSERDKTLIALRDLEMGNDELERNERVAVSSLLDMEIKYNRAIEEKTLLEQEAIQRQELEEECQRLKDDVRDANNEIAILRDQLARAVVPTPPSSNAPMSPYPSSNAPMSPYPDKRSHSRSASRASAASPTPSHRSTTSTRSNATERSAVTERSGDRSATATPRTVRGLTRSTTAQVLASPAVRRPTITASPSGIPALSRSTTTRNLAAAAAPSPAPRTRPSYAPSPARAASHQAAKTKGFKLLQDLQARLKATDDRIGTKMSRRNLATTATQPVVPRRQPTVSTASSTISAASVATKGSSRTVTSTVSAASHNRVSALNRTPAALSTPGAASDGVFSPSGWVMLSDLEDTPDPTLRASTNPVVPRDDSPSPLERNPSRSSATSRTRPLPSRPAIPSPLTNTLAKSTSRLPSTSLSKSTTTRHRSSLSASTSGMSTVKSSGSPRAPAPSRRTVADRLTSSTRGPPPVSRLHARTPSRSGAMSPSLFAGRPGALSPTLIPGPRRVSISTAADAFPSPPPSASTSTSNSSRASTALRPMPAEDNEPARSHQRAQHGSLGRGLPPAVVNGAAAASSPEKSGAATLPYKRAGRRSSLSAAEAALSGPSGIPGPKPANGRPTSYPGFSDTPPPVPRIPSAVLKENAILKESTRNPSAKWVGRG
- the AAEL001134 gene encoding putative methylmalonate-semialdehyde dehydrogenase [acylating], mitochondrial, producing MLRSTRYMPVARLARGYASAAAAAAQTGSLSPLAAKAAEEVSAKWKGTSATGGNTKNYIGGEFVESKADRWLEVRDPASQTLINRVPETTGAEFDQAIAAASEAYKTWSKTSIMRRQRVMFELQHLIRQHTNDIAKSIVLEQGKTFVDAQGDVGRGLQVVESATAITSGLLGDKLEVTTDMDTYSRRTPLGVTAAITPFNFPAMIVLWSAALATVTGNTLVVKPSERDPGATMIIAELCERAGMPPGVFNVVHGSADTVNRICDDPAIKAISFVGGDNAGKHIYDRAIVKGKRVQANLGAKNHCVVMPDANKNLTLNAIAGAAFGAAGQRCMALSVAIFVGESRQWIPELIERGQALKVSGGFEPGTDLGPVISPQAKERIESYIASVPKEGGKILLDGRGYQVADYPEGNFVGPTVVECTTDMSAYKNEIFGPVLTIVSAETLDEAIEIINKSKYGNGTAIFTNSGTIARKFETEAEPGQIGINVAVPVPLPMFNWSGNKGSFMGDIPFYGKTGLEFYTQRKTTTALWPHADATSTRASVAMPQIN
- the iec1 gene encoding INO80 complex subunit 1, which codes for MSSPPAGGRRKPRSSDSSRRHAAASTTDEELFYGSGSRGSRRAPPPPRAAARKHESSEVEEDEDESEMDVDDEIDGLLSGGEGEGDGGDGDGEGDGDGDGDGDDGKDELDESSEPRECQWDECPRVFGDQKGLVEHVTKDHIATGRQPYACLWRTCTRQGQKQASRHALLTHIRSHTGEKPYQCPHPGCGRNFTRSDAMNKHLRAIHGPESNNKRRRTNGLADEFAPSALDDEPAVIRDLAKDEDLSEVIHRLRSRDRVVFKAANPDEEAALRYVRERRPGGAPTKRGGRAKGRKSGAAADDDSKADKDKANDSGSEFDEGASKRYPVERAVEGYMVDPSGEGEIAVMGRSRWQAKYIMAKAKLMLVDEENKMRRDELAFWLEEEERVFGREDVKGESDAGEDEVDHRRR